A single region of the Schizosaccharomyces osmophilus chromosome 3, complete sequence genome encodes:
- the bmt5 gene encoding ribosome biogenesis protein Bmt5 has product MGKKERSKKQRKPSEKQETENGPFSALKKKNPLQTDKIKKTHAKPRNFRYVPPFERNHRFLLIGEGNFSFAASLQKHHLDDEAALLATCYDSKADVELKYPDSSGYIEQVLQSGGEIIYDVDATRLKQNRKLRNRQFDTILWNFPHSGKGIKDQDRNILDNQKMLLEFFKQSKEFLSENGVIVITLAETKPYNMWNLKGLAKEAGFISLMTEPFDSSCYPEYSHRRTIGWKEGISEKSNWKGELRDSRHYCFVAAGSKVVPYNQKKHFNPKQDSIDSSDDSLD; this is encoded by the exons ATgggaaaaaaagagagatctaaaaagcaaaggaaaccatcagaaaaacaagaaaccGAAAATGGtcctttttctgctttaaaaaagaagaacccTCTGCAAACtgacaaaatcaaaaagacaCATGCAAAGCCCAGGAATTTTCGATATGTTCCTCCGTTTGAGCGTAACCATCGGTTCTTATTAATCGGTGAAGGAAATTTCTCGTTTGCAGCTTCTTTGCAGAAGCATCATTTAGATGATGAGGCGGCTCTACTAGCTACCTGTTACGACAGCAAAGCAGACGTAGAATTAAAGTATCCTGACTCTTCAGGATACATTGAGCAAGTTCTGCAAAGTGGAGGTGAAATTATATACGACGTGGATGCTACTAGGCTGAAGCAAAATCGAAAGCTCAGAAATCGACAATTCGATACAATTCTATGGAACTTCCCACACTCAGGAAAGGGTATAAAGGACCAAGATCGAAATATTCTAGATAATCAAA AAATGCTGTTGgaatttttcaaacaatcGAAAGAATTCCTTTCGGAAAACGGAGTCATTGTCATTACTCTTGCTGAAACGAAACCCTACAATATGTGGAATTTAAAGGGATTAGCCAAAGAAGCAGGTTTCATTAGCTTGATGACTGAACCATTTGACTCTTCTTGTTATCCTGAATACTCTCATCGACGTACAATTGGATGGAAAGAGGGAATTAGcgaaaaatcaaattggAAAGGCGAACTGAGAGATTCCCGACATTACTGTTTCGTTGCTGCAGGAAGCAAGGTTGTTCCTtataatcaaaaaaaacattttaaTCCAAAGCAAGATTCAATAGATAGTTCTGATGATTCTCTAGATTAA
- the myo52 gene encoding myosin type V, translating into MSSGIYYKGLQCWIPDKERQWSPGIVKSCAIESNKATLIVEDEDGNETTLPAKPEDLEEEGKNGLPFLRSSLSDPDDLTNLAYLNEPSVLDALLTRYNQLQIYTYSGIVLIALNPFQSLPKLYTPEVVRVYSEKSRDQLDPHLYAIAEDSFKCMNREKKNQTIIISGESGAGKTVSARYIMRYFASVQTLSDPSSSGNSNSDPVQLTAVENEILATNPIMEAFGNSKTSRNDNSSRFGKYIQIMFDKNSIIIGAKIQTYLLERSRLVFQPKSERNYHIFYQLLAGASPEQLEEWHLSSNVDDYHYLRQGESHTINGVDDAKEFRETVNALKTVSINDDTSKSIFNLLAALLHVGNIEIKGSRNDSYIDSKNEHLLNASMLLGVDSSSLTKWLTKRKIKMASEGIIKPLTDYQGLVVRDSVSKFLYASLFDWLVATINTALMDSAVKQKQISESFIGVLDIYGFEHFEKNSFEQFCINYANEKLQQEFYKHVFKLEQDEYANEGLNWSYIDYQDNQQCISMIENRMGILSLLDEECRMPTNSDENWVTKLNDAFDKPEFKNSYKKARFGNNSFTVRHYALDVTYNAEGFIEKNKDTISDELIDLFSESSVPFIKDLVQFRLQQTASQESGAPSNKRSKTKPKSNTLGSMFKNSLISLMGTINETNAHYIRCIKPNEQKEAWKFNNVMVTSQLRACGVLETIKISCAGFPSRWTFEDFVSQYYMLVPSADRSDDPLAFSTAILGKTIDSTKYQIGKSKIFFRSGVTPQLEAAKDRALKHAAQLLYDVFATNYYRTRFLNLRKRVSRFQAMAHGFLSRRTTQAEVISKSVSIISSLWKTYIERKKFLEAKASIVLLQSVVRGFLFRRNQRAGKMEQAAATIKNVWKTHLERQSFRKLRHCTIRIQSLIRMKYAMGQLVELRIESKKASHFKQVSYKLESKLFDMTKKLDKSEQENTKLKDRIFELESHLSNYAEATLSKERELEQTHVLLSDHSQDQEYKSVLSGKEKELSDLRNSIEQYKDDNQELLRMNTTLKGQLGKDAEVISSQTAEIKDKNRIIAKLTKASKVLNSSFGSEQTRASEEKSRRDSSLTEMRTQKELLILLMNDGLKHDLDKLTEFAGRTYVWEKTVKLLNRSEEDESKPHLFLAKALFIIISQMWKTNLSEESIALIERYCVHILEYISQRTQIRREVRADMGFWIANTHTLLYLVRTKLYGLKRSSSLTLSFSESYDAIHTVFDMLGSHLSRIVSTWIDQITAALRPLIVDGIIISGNQIDKGEKRLIPRVFDKDVKSIEHILHILNEVHDSCQTYRVSLAIFACVISSLYRFIDVEAFNALMTKEKGSWKRGVNMSYNFSRLREWCTQRGVVEATLQLEEISQASKFLQTCMNKQKILDNVSLLWILNMQQLRKLLDKYVAETYESKVPKKVMDELSNMARAEGLDRPETITYDKVMYELNDTFEEEPSLEQVTIPVECKVTYIQRIIDLASAEESFDQAVLTLHDNSVESNPFENQENELRDIGNGVKTE; encoded by the exons ATGTCCTCTGGGATCTATTATAAAGGACt TCAATGTTGGATTCCTGATAAAGAACGGCAATGGTCACCCGGAATAGTCAAAAGCTGTGCAATTGAATCAAATAAAGCAACATTAATtgttgaagatgaagacgGCAAT GAGACAACACTTCCTGCGAAACCGGAGGATTTAGAAGAGGAAGGGAAAAATGGCTTGCCTTTCTTGCGATCCAGTCTTTCTGATCCAGACGACTTAACGAATTTGGCATACTTGAATGAACCGTCTGTCCTTGATGCATTACTGACCAGATACAATCAATTGCAAATTTATACCTACTCAGGAATTGTTTTAATTGCCTTGAACCCTTTTCAGTCTTTGCCAAAACTTTACACTCCTGAAGTTGTACGGGTTTATTCCGAAAAATCTCGAGACCAGCTTGATCCGCATTTGTATGCTATAGCTGAAGACAGCTTCAAGTGTATGAATcgagaaaagaagaatcaaacaATTATTATTTCCGGTGAATCTGGTGCTGGTAAAACAGTTTCAGCTCGTTACATCATGCGTTATTTTGCTTCCGTTCAAACATTGAGTGATCCTAGTAGTAGTGGTAATTCGAATTCGGATCCAGTACAGCTGACGGCAGTCGAGAACGAAATTTTGGCTACCAATCCCATTATGGAAGCTTTTGGGAATTCTAAAACTTCTCGAAACGATAACTCTTCCCGATTCGGAAAGTATATTCAAATCATGTTTGACAAAAATTCTATCATTATTGGCGCTAAAATACAAACATATCTTTTAGAACGGTCCCGTTTAGTTTTCCAACCAAAGTCAGAACGAAACTATCACATATTTTATCAATTATTAGCAGGTGCTTCTCCAGAACAACTAGAAGAATGGCATCTTTCTTCTAATGTTGATGACTATCATTACTTGCGTCAAGGTGAATCGCATACAATAAACGGTGTTGATGACGCTAAGGAGTTCCGAGAAACAGTAAACGCGCTTAAAACAGTATCCATCAATGATGATACTTCTAAAAGTATTTTCAACCTGTTAGCAGCATTGTTACATGTTGGTAACATAGAGATCAAGGGTTCTAGAAACGATTCATATATCGACTCCAAGAATGAGCATTTACTGAATGCTTCAATGTTATTGGGTGTTGACTCGAGTTCCCTTACTAAATGGTTGACCAAACGGAAGATTAAGATGGCTTCGGAGGGTATTATAAAGCCTTTAACTGATTATCAAGGATTGGTAGTTCGCGACTCTGTCTCCAAATTCTTGTACGCATCCTTATTCGACTGGCTTGTTGCTACGATAAATACTGCTTTAATGGATTCTGCagtaaagcaaaaacagATATCTGAAAGCTTTATTGGTGTATTAGATATTTACGGATTTGAACATTTcgaaaaaaattcgtttgAACAATTTTGCATTAATTATGCCAATGAAAAACTTCAACAAGAATTCTATAAACACGTTTTTAAACTTGAACAGGATGAGTATGCTAATGAAGGTCTTAATTGGTCTTACATCGATTACCAAGACAATCAACAGTGCATTAGTATGATTGAAAATAGAATGGGAATACTCTCACTTCTAGATGAGGAATGTCGAATGCCTACAAATAGTGATGAAAATTGGGTCACGAAATTGAACGATGCCTTCGATAAACcagaatttaaaaatagtTATAAGAAGGCTAGATTTGGCAATAACTCTTTCACTGTTAGACATTATGCTCTTGACGTAACTTATAATGCTGAAGgattcattgaaaaaaacaaagatacTATATCAGATGAATTGATTGATCTTTTCAGTGAATCTTCAGTTCCGTTTATTAAAGATTTAGTGCAATTTCGCTTGCAACAAACTGCTTCACAGGAGTCTGGTGCACCGAGTAATAAGAgatcaaaaacaaagccGAAAAGCAATACTTTGGGTTCGATGTTTAAGAATTCCCTCATTAGTCTAATGGGTACAATCAACGAGACTAACGCTCATTATATTCGATGCATAAAGCCTAATGAGCAAAAAGAGGCCTGGAAGTTTAATAACGTAATGGTCACATCTCAACTGAGAGCCTGTGGTGTATTAGAAACCATCAAGATATCCTGCGCTGGTTTTCCATCACGGTGGACCTTTGAAGATTTTGTCTCCCAATATTATATGCTTGTTCCTTCGGCTGACCGGTCTGATGATCCCTTGGCTTTCTCAACGGCCATCTTGGGTAAGACTATTGACTCTACCAAATATCAAATAGGTAAATCTAAAATCTTTTTCCGTTCTGGTGTTACTCCACAACTAGAGGCCGCAAAGGACCGAGCGTTAAAACATGCTGCTCAACTTCTCTACGATGTGTTCGCTACGAACTACTATCGTACACGATTCCTTAACTTACGAAAACGTGTATCCCGTTTTCAAGCAATGGCCCACGGTTTCCTAAGTCGTCGTACTACTCAAGCTGAagtaatttcaaaaagtgTTTCCATCATTTCATCATTGTGGAAAACGTATATagagagaaaaaagtttttagaGGCCAAGGCATCCATTGTTTTGCTTCAGTCTGTCGTTCGTGGTTTCCTATTTCGTCGAAATCAACGAGCAGGTAAAATGGAACAGGCCGCTGCTACCATAAAAAACGTTTGGAAAACTCATCTTGAACGACAGTCTTTTAGGAAGCTTAGACATTGTACGATCCGAATACAATCATTGATACGTATGAAATATGCCATGGGACAACTTGTTGAGCTTCGTATagaatccaaaaaagcaagtcaTTTCAAACAGGTTTCATATAAGTTAGAAAGCAAACTGTTTGATATGACAAAGAAATTAGATAAGTCGGAACAAGAAAACACGAAACTTAAAGATAGAATATTTGAACTGGAGTCACATTTGTCAAATTATGCCGAAGCTACTTTGTCAAAGGAGCGTGAATTAGAGCAGACACATGTACTTCTGTCAGATCATTCTCAAGATCAAGAGTACAAGTCAGTTTTAtctggaaaagaaaaggagcTGTCTGATTTACGAAATTCTATCGAACAATACAAGGATGATAACCAGGAGTTGCTTCGTATGAACACCACTTTAAAAGGTCAGCTAGGAAAAGATGCAGAGGTTATATCCTCTCAGACTGCTGAAATCAAGGacaaaaatagaataatAGCGAAATTAACGAAGGCCTCTAAAGTCCTCAATTCTAGTTTTGGCTCTGAACAGACTCGTGCATCCGAAGAAAAGTCCAGACGAGATAGTTCATTGACGGAAATGCGTACACAGAAAGAATTGCtgattttattaatgaaTGATGGGTTAAAGCATGATTTGGATAAATTGACAGAGTTTGCCGGAAGAACGTATGTTTGGGAAAAAACTGTCAAGTTGCTTAATAGAAGCGAAGAAGATGAGAGTAAACcacatttgtttttggctAAAGCATTATTCATCATTATCTCTCAGATGTGGAAAACTAATTTATCTGAAGAAAGTATTGCTTTAATTGAACGTTATTGCGTCCATATACTGGAATATATTTCTCAGAGGACACAAATAAGGAGAGAAGTACGTGCTGATATGGGTTTCTGGATTGCCAATACTCATACTTTGCTCTATCTCGTTCGCACCAAGTTGTATGGACTTAAGCGTTCGTCTTCCTTGACGTTATCCTTTAGTGAATCTTACGATGCAATCCATACTGTTTTCGACATGTTAGGTTCACACTTATCAAGGATTGTTTCTACGTGGATTGATCAAATCACCGCGGCTTTAAGGCCTTTGATCGTTGATGGAATCATTATTAGTGGTAACCAAATTGataaaggagaaaaaaggCTTATTCCAAGGGTTTTCGATAAAGACGTGAAGTCAATTGAACATATACTGCATATCCTCAATGAAGTACACGATTCTTGTCAAACCTATCGGGTAAGTTTAGCTATATTCGCATGCGTAATATCCAGTCTTTATCGATTTATAGATGTTGAGGCCTTCAATGCCTTGATGACCAAGGAAAAAGGTAGCTGGAAGCGTGGTGTAAATATGTCGTATAACTTTTCTCGTTTAAGAGAGTGGTGTACACAACGAGGAGTTGTGGAGGCTACGCTTCAGTTGGAAGAAATTAGTCAGGCTTCTAAATTCTTGCAGACCTGtatgaataaacaaaagattcTGGATAATGTATCCTTGCTATGGATTTTGAATATGCAACAGTTGAGAAAATTATTAGACAAATATGTTGCAGAGACCTATGAATCAAAAGTACCCAAAAAGGTTATGGATGAATTATCTAATATGGCTCGAGCCGAAGGACTTGATCGACCTGAAACAATCACGTACGATAAAGTGATGTATGAGTTAAATGatacttttgaagaagagccTTCTCTTGAGCAAGTAACCATTCCTGTTGAATGTAAAGTTACGTATATCCAACGAATTATTGATCTTGCTAGTGCGGAGGAGAGTTTCGACCAAGCGGTGTTAACTTTGCATGATAATTCGGTTGAATCAAATCCGTTTGAAAACCAGGAGAATGAATTGCGTGACATTGGTAATGGAGTGAAGACAGAGTAA
- the erm2 gene encoding multi-spanning vacuolar membrane protease, with protein MAISKKALVEQICAKTFKSSLTCSIFGFAFLFIIYLLDWSRITRFPPQKSLQGLNVERAWDDLKFISLLPHPYNSKRNEVVRDYLLDELRPLGENNQSHVTVINDLYTNITFELDDKSGLIYFEGNNILVHFQGKERQALPILLSAHFDSVSTGKGTTDNGMGVATTLELCRYYAKYQPERDLIVNFNNAEEDYLYGARTFAAHELSKNVTGFINLEGAGSGGKAMLFRSSNHYVTKSYFRKNKYPLASILGSDFFKRKIIRSETDYIIYENMHNGTAGLDIAFYENRDIYHTAKDDLPHVMPKSLRHMMYTAFRSVNNLLDERKKDLTNFSKPTFFLLFGKYWQLKYPLYQMTNIVLVIACPIILLSILLRFPSLYAQIKKTRYTACFLLSCVFVFIFDAGTVLFLTWYNPYLINAHSGLVSALFYLTNLIALAFSFRTAATHSKLSSEDLSCIEIVLIWYVQMLWYAVFLISVVLSIYYELSSTYWVTLSYLSTVCCCILTLIRIRYFVDNVEDMNFTHEERSLLGAPSSNQSQYGSVPQPPLFHRQSNLSTKKAHAKLKDNIWSVLYFVFIVPLPLFLCYDILTEVVLPAGSQTLTDAPFSNKLYKLTIIIAFFSMVNSGPFIFRALSKKSTAVLTMLWITLVVQALFLDPFDETHPLKLATFQTYNLDNGNHTFYVKNIAPFTDKILQLNPYYTADGGQCNDTYCSFKSVEPSFEVNNPIVYDINQGKHQVDLTIRAESKWCSVNFNDSVFVEDVNENRIGKVYTSIRMGQREFLKPYTLNLTITEPTATVITCLYDDITDGTIPAYENFLQHLPAWSVGTKASTGLLKVSTSFTML; from the coding sequence ATGGctatttccaaaaaagcgTTAGTTGAGCAAATATGCGCGAAGACGTTCAAGTCTAGTCTTACATGctcaatttttggttttgcgTTcctatttattatttatttgcttgATTGGTCTCGAATCACTAGATTTCCTCCACAAAAGTCGTTGCAGGGATTAAATGTCGAGCGTGCTTGGGACGACCTGAAATTCATTTCGCTACTCCCTCATCCTTACAATTCAAAGCGAAACGAGGTTGTCCGTGACTATTTGCTAGATGAGTTGAGACCACTTGGAGAAAATAATCAGTCCCATGTAACTGTTATTAATGACCTCTACACGAACATAACGTTTGAGTTAGATGACAAGTCCGGTCTGATTTACTTCGAAGGAAATAATATCTTGGTACATTTTCAGGGAAAAGAACGACAAGCACTTCCTATACTTCTATCTGCTCATTTTGATTCAGTATCGACCGGTAAAGGTACCACCGATAATGGCATGGGGGTTGCTACTACGTTGGAGCTTTGCAGATACTATGCTAAGTATCAGCCAGAGCGAGACTTAATAGTAAACTTTAACAATGCGGAAGAAGATTATTTATACGGAGCTCGGACCTTTGCTGCTCATGAGCTTTCTAAAAACGTAACAGGTTTTATCAACCTTGAAGGAGCAGGATCTGGTGGGAAAGCAATGCTATTTCGATCTTCAAATCACTACGTAACAAAATCATACTTTCGGAAGAATAAGTATCCTCTGGCCTCAATCTTAGGGTCAGACTTTTTCAAGCGAAAGATAATTCGCAGTGAAACAGATTATATCATATATGAAAACATGCATAACGGGACCGCTGGTCTTGACATTGCTTTTTATGAAAACCGAGACATCTATCATACTGCTAAAGATGATCTACCGCATGTTATGCCCAAGTCTTTGAGGCACATGATGTATACAGCATTTCGTTCTGTAAATAATTTGCTTGACGAGCGCAAGAAAGATTTGACGAACTTCTCAAAGCCtactttcttcttgttaTTTGGAAAGTACTGGCAGCTTAAATATCCTTTATACCAAATGACAAACATCGTTTTAGTTATTGCTTGTCCGattattttactttcaattttgctTCGGTTTCCTTCATTATATGctcaaataaaaaagacaagataCACGGCGTGTTTTCTCTTATCTtgtgtttttgtttttatctttGATGCTGGGACAGTACTTTTTTTGACTTGGTATAATCCGTATCTTATAAATGCTCATAGTGGACTCGTTTCTGccttattttatttaactAATTTAATTGCCCTGGCTTTCTCGTTCCGCACAGCAGCTACACATAGCAAGCTTTCATCGGAAGACTTAAGCTGTATTGAAATTGTTCTCATTTGGTACGTTCAAATGCTATGGTATGCAGTATTTCTTATATCTGTTGTCCTGTCTATTTATTATGAATTGAGTTCCACATACTGGGTTACGCTTTCCTATTTAAGCACCGTTTGCTGCTGTATATTAACTCTAATTCGAATTCGTTATTTTGTTGATAACGTTGAGGATATGAATTTCACTCATGAAGAACGATCCCTTCTGGGTGCTCCTTCTTCGAATCAATCTCAGTATGGTTCTGTTCCTCAACCACCTCTGTTTCACAGGCAATCAAATTTATCTACCAAAAAAGCACACGCGAAGCTTAAAGATAACATTTGGTCTGTTCTatatttcgttttcattgtACCTCTTCCCCTATTTTTGTGTTATGACATCTTAACAGAAGTGGTTTTACCAGCCGGAAGCCAAACCTTGACTGACGCTCCCTTTTCTAACAAACTTTATAAGTTGACGATAATCAtcgcttttttttcgaTGGTGAATAGTGGGCCATTTATTTTCCGTGCATTATCTAAGAAGTCTACCGCAGTTTTGACAATGCTTTGGATAACGCTTGTTGTACAAGCATTGTTCCTTGACCCTTTTGACGAAACTCATCCATTAAAGTTGGCGACTTTCCAAACGTACAATTTGGATAATGGGAACCATACGTTTTACGTAAAAAACATTGCTCCTTTTACTGATAAGATCTTGCAGTTAAACCCTTACTATACAGCGGATGGCGGCCAATGCAATGATACCTATTGTTCCTTTAAATCTGTTGAACCTTCCTTTGAAGTCAATAATCCTATCGTATACGACATAAATCAAGGAAAACATCAAGTGGATCTCACAATCCGTGCCGAAAGTAAGTGGTGCTCGGTTAATTTTAATGACTCTGTGTTTGTTGAAGACGTAAATGAAAATCGAATTGGTAAGGTATATACGTCTATCCGTATGGGTCAAAGAGAATTCCTAAAGCCGTATACTCTTAATCTAACCATTACGGAGCCAACAGCTACCGTGATAACATGCTTATATGATGACATTACTGATGGTACAATTCCTGCTTACGAAAATTTCCTCCAGCACTTGCCTGCTTGGTCAGTAGGTACGAAAGCAAGCACTGGTTTGTTGAAAGTATCTACGTCTTTTACGATGTTATAA
- the mug137 gene encoding BAR adaptor protein, endophilin A3-like protein: MKDYHTARKKLESRRQTYESLLMKAYKAKKEDSRLEEDIRLASYKFEESTENVRNRMVTLKEAEIDQQQQMTQLLRHQLEFFKEATKTLTNVYELCHSSISQDPQGTEVKKDDEECEVDLYKASLNRVSPHEPLNSRPSSIIFQLNSDQNNDSREGVKDQTVVQALYTFNGRNSKELHFNAGDLISVSHKLSDDWYVGEKMNTQMVMLGKSGMFPANYCRRISGRAIQYKTPTNSIERAKTLRRIVSDEPKDLSTPIKQTHGKIGRLFENDNGTSEPASNSSPSYIKVRKPLPSTPNKGVFMA, translated from the coding sequence ATGAAAGATTACCATACGGCCAGGAAAAAACTCGAAAGTCGCCGTCAGACCTATGAATCACTGCTTATGAAAGCCTATAAGGCTAAAAAGGAGGATTCGCGCTTAGAAGAAGACATCCGTCTAGCTTCTTACAAATTCGAAGAGTCCACAGAGAACGTCCGAAACCGTATGGTTACTCTGaaagaagcagaaattGATCAGCAGCAACAAATGACCCAATTATTGAGACACCAACTTGAGTTTTTTAAGGAAGCTACGAAGACACTAACAAACGTTTATGAATTGTGTCATTCCTCTATCTCACAAGACCCACAAGGCACCGAAGTCAAAAAGGATGACGAGGAATGTGAAGTCGACTTGTATAAAGCTTCTTTAAATCGAGTCTCTCCTCACGAGCCTCTAAACTCGCGGCCTTCTTCTATTATTTTCCAACTAAATAGCGACCAGAACAACGATTCAAGAGAAGGCGTTAAAGATCAAACGGTAGTTCAAGCACTTTACACGTTTAATGGAAGAAATAGCAAGGAACTCCATTTTAACGCAGGCGATCTCATTTCCGTGAGCCATAAACTAAGCGACGATTGGTACGTTggagaaaaaatgaatactCAAATGGTAATGCTAGGGAAGTCAGGCATGTTCCCAGCAAACTATTGCCGCCGTATTTCAGGTAGAGCAATCCAATACAAAACACCTACCAACTCAATAGAGAGGGCAAAGACCCTTCGACGTATCGTCAGTGACGAACCAAAGGATTTGAGCACTCCCATTAAGCAAACTCATGGTAAGATAGGAAGACTGTTCGAAAACGACAATGGAACCTCTGAGCCAGCCAGTAACTCATCTCCTTCTTATATTAAGGTCCGAAAACCCTTACCTAGCACACCTAACAAAGGTGTGTTTATGGCATAA
- the bdp1 gene encoding transcription factor TFIIIB complex subunit Bdp1: MSAKLLSSPIKNPYSKFAPKFTARRERSVEKSFEHGTVEKPQEETLKDLDEVNEEPVENPQEGRDSFNILVEAAQEAQKMGDDNDVDSSLQINQTSLRSKPTAEPSSPRSNEDESHLAPFESYELSGQVKNETPVDENIPLSQLSSVPVNLEDESASQSKRMTNASVRRRKRKLIVDNVGTEKESINVNETKMSALCDDPGIGRKSQRFVEIEKILLEEKLAKRKQRTGSVTLAKEESPQRDLQSVNDTSQMSIQEPEEEEEVVGTVETEPEEKDVEVPEESNVASKSVLDQLADKMDSDGQFNRSNASAPRTRVVDGHIVLDEASLEVDRHERDYVPEEDREFVEENALSRRVTSATWGNRQKSEKWKADETEKFYKTLSQWGTDFALISNMFPTRNRRQIKLKFKQEEKRNPARINEALRTKKPVDMEEYSKESGKVFRPVEEVEKELAHIRSAFEEERKRAVETAEQRQVIANYEIEQERNAPPPKQEREVVFEEGIEVVGQVV, translated from the exons ATGAGTGCTAAATTACTCTCATCTCCTATAA aaaatccGTATTCGAAATTCGCCCCAAAGTTTACCGCTCGTAGAGAACGCTCTGTGGAGAAGTCATTTGAACATGGGACTGTAGAAAAACCACAGGAAGAAACTTTGAAGGATTTGGATGAGGTGAATGAGGAGCCAGTCGAGAATCCTCAGGAAGGGCGTGATTCATTCAACATTTTAGTTGAGGCTGCTCAAGAAGCACAAAAGATGGGAGACGACAATGATGTAGATTCATCCTTGCAAATTAATCAGACTTCTTTAAGATCGAAACCTACAGCCGAACCGTCTTCTCCCCGGTCTAACGAAGATGAATCCCATCTTGCTCCTTTTGAAAGCTATGAACTCTCTGGGCAAGTTAAAAATGAGACACCTGTAGATGAGAATATTCCTCTTTCGCAATTAAGTTCTGTTCCCGTAAACCTTGAGGATGAAAGTGCATCTCAGTCGAAGCGAATGACAAATG CCTCGGTCCGAAGAAGGAAGCGTAAGCTTATCGTCGATAATGTTGGAACTGAGAAGGAGAGTATTAACGTAAACGAGACGAAAATGTCGGCATTGTGTGATGATCCCGGTATTGGCAGAAAAAGTCAACGCTTCGTTGAAATCGAAAAAATCCtgttggaagaaaagttagccaaaaggaaacaaCGTACCGGATCCGTTACTCTTGCCAAGGAGGAGTCTCCACAGCGAGATTTGCAGTCCGTGAACGATACTTCACAAATGAGCATACAGGAacctgaagaagaagaagaagttgtTGGGACTGTGGAAACTGAGCcggaagaaaaggatgtAGAAGTACCAGAAGAGTCTAATGTGGCTTCCAAATCTGTATTGGACCAACTCGCTGATAAGATGGATTCGGATGGACAGTTTAATCGCTCAAACGCTTCTGCTCCCAGAACACGAGTTGTGGATGGCCATATTGTCTTGGATGAAGCTTCTTTGGAAGTAGATCGTCATGAGCGAGATTACGTACCTGAAGAAGATCGTGAATTCGTCGAAGAAAATGCACTGTCTCGTAGGGTAACGAGTGCAACTTGGGGAAATCGTCAAAAATCAGAGAAATGGAAGGCTGATGAGACAGAGAAGTTCTACAAG ACGCTTTCTCAATGGGGTACAGATTTTGCTCTTATTTCTAATATGTTTCCAACTCGCAACCGTCGGCAAATTAAGCTCAAATTTAAGCAGGAAGAAAAACGTAATCCTGCTCGAATTAATGAAGCGCTAAGGACTAAAAAGCCAGTCG ATATGGAAGAGTACAGCAAAGAGTCCGGTAAAGTTTTTCGTCCTGTCGAAGAGGTCGAAAAAGAACTGGCTCATATACGAAGcgcttttgaagaagaaagaaagcgtGCTGTGGAAACTGCTGAACAAAGACAAGTTATAGCAAACTATGAAATTGAGCAGGAGAGAAATGCTCCTCCACcgaaacaagaaagagaggttgtttttgaagaaggaattgaGGTAGTGGGTCAAGTGGTTTAG